The Plutella xylostella chromosome 11, ilPluXylo3.1, whole genome shotgun sequence genome contains the following window.
AAAACCGTTTGCCCGAAAACACTACCTAAAGCATCACATGAGAGTGCACAGTCGCGGGAACCGGTACGAGTGTAGTGTTTGCGACAAAGCATACACAACAAAAAAGGGTTTGACAGATCACTTGCCGTCGCACACCGAGAAGCGACATCGGTGCGATGTTTGTCACAAGAAGTTCTTACTCGTCAGTACTCTCAACAAGCACATCCTCACACACAGAAACGATACGGACGACACGCTCAGGTGCAATCATTGCGGACATAAATTCAAGTCTAAATCTAAATTGAGAAAtcatattatgaaattcaatGTTTATCCGCACGCTAAGCGCGGAGAATCAAAGACTCTAGTTCCTAGTCATGTCGTTGAAGATCTCATCAAGAACGCAATGATCAAGAAAGAGAGTCCTCCAATGACAAGTACTGAACGTCTAGAAACCGAGCGTAGAGTCAAAACTGAAGGTATGGAAGAAATACATCAACAAGCTGTGTGTATTAAAACTGAACATTCTGATGAAAATACTGGAATAAAACTAGAACCAAGTGCCTTATTGACCCCAAATAGTATGACAGCAAAATCAACCACGAAAAATGAGAAGGAATGCCCTATCTGCTTCAAAGTAATGTCGCACAAATACAGCCTCAATATTCACATGAAAATCCACACTGGCGAGAGATCATTCGCATGTACTGTTTGCGACAAGAGATTTCAACTGCGCAAGACTCTGCAAATCCACATGAGAACGCACACTGGTGAGAAACCATACCAGTGCCATGTTTGCAAGAAACGATTTTCGACTTTATCGCCGCTGAATACGCACTTAATATTGCATACGGGCGCCAAGCCTTTTCAGTGCGATGTGTGCGAAAAACGATTCGCTTCGAAATCCAATTTGACAAACCACGTAATATCGCACAGAAAGGACAAGATGTTTAAATGTAATGTGTGTAGTAAAGGATTCGCTCGCGCATCCAGTCTGAAGCAGCACATGAGACGTCATCTCGGTGACAGACGGTACGCTTGCAATTTGTGCgattgtaaatatgtaaataatacaCATCTGAAGCGCCACTTGCTGACACACGGTGTCCGTGAGAAGCGACACGCTTGTAATGTGTGCGacagaaaatatttaacgACAAATCATTTAAAACGACACTTGCTAACCCACGAATAGTATAGTTAGTACTAGTAATACCTAAAcagtttttttcatatttggcataaaaggtaaacaatcgtAGTGCGtcttttttaatcaaaatataatcaaataaataacctagagataaaataaatcctaactaatattataaatgggaAAGTAAccgtgtctgtctgtctttctgttactctttcacgccaaaactgaacagatttgaatgaaatttggtatacataattatggtctagagtctagaccctgagaaagaacaaaggctactttttatcccggaattcccacgggaaaacttagggcgaagcgaagcttggTTTCATAACcaaagtaacattttttttattatattcatcTGTGTTTTTAAACGACGTTACATCCAAATCCGTTTATGTttgaaatgacaatgggcgttttaagacttatgtccaataaagatgagtcatAAATCGTTGGATAGCAAAGAcaataaatttgaaaaaataatataattacagaaataaaatataaaaactttcaaggtacctacgattattctaattggacagtaaatcaggacAAGCGCTTcagttattcatattctgcaaaaataTGCCAATGCCTGATTCTGAAGTCAccaattctaattttaatgaatttttacgtaaatttcattttccgATGGCAATATTTTTGGTTTCATAGAATCCACATCTAGTCAGAGAAATATGGTTATaaatgtggttgtctggaagagattacttttagtaataaggccgccgattgtgctacttattttcttttcatgtttgtaaacctgtttctgtgtgtgtgcaataaagagtattttatctttatcagTGATGTATATCTTTGTATCAGTACCACAAGAACGAGTCATAACTAACCACTGTAACCTATCTGTTCCttgtatgaaattaaaaaaaaaataagacttattaatattacaattcACATACTTAGTCGGCTAATAAAAGATAgccaatataaaattatctttgtttatttttgctaTACTTTGGTGgaattttaccaaacgctaaacatatatgttagtagcctgtcaaacgtttgtcagttggtacaaaatgtatttaaaatttgacttaaatacaattttaaatacgtttagcgtttggtaaaagtgacccttagggtgacttgcataacaaagttaaataaaattaaatagtttgtctcttgctctgacagtataatgtcagagcaagaggtcatagatttaattttgattaactttgttatgcaagtCAATCTTAGATAgatttgtttagttttaagtttaagTTAAATAATCCCAAGAAATATTTCTACTTTAAGTTTTAAGGTGATTTTCCTCCAGTGCCGATTCATTTTGCCAACCATAATTGTATAAGCATTAggcaataaattaaatacaaaaaaatattaaacgtaattttttattttaggattaaaaatacctttttataaatatctgtatataaacttttaatatttttcttaacTAGTCAAACAAGTTAACGAATGatttgtataggtactaaaataaaaacaaaaaaggccAGCTTCAGATCATGATTATAGTTGACTTTACAGGGTTTTGCTAAAAGGGTACtgagccgaaacctacgtgtgcagcatgttatgtCTAAGCCCGGAAATTAAATCAGAACGAAAACTCGAGAAAAATAAATCTAGTTATATAGATAAGATAGATACACGATACCCAATTTCATTCTTTCTATTTCCTATCaatgtctggaagagattacttttagtgataaggccaccgattgtgctatttattttctgttcatgtctgtaatactgtttctgtttgtgtgtaaagagtattttatctatctttatctttataggGTTTCGGCTCAGAAAACCCTTTTATCAACAtccaacatcctgtatagttAATCGTCtacctttcggcatcgtacacaacggacgcatcgcattcagtttttttatatatattcatTCAAACTTCGAGCCCTGTGTCCCTGATTAGGGAtcccaggacctgatgatgatgatgattcatTCACACATGTCACACAAGTGCGTTATCGGCATTTCCGACGCTGTTTCTCCacacatttatgacaatccgtttggtgcgatacgtacgatagAAATAGGTGGACAATTACTTTAAAACGATTAACGTTTTGAATAGACGACATTTTTTAAATCAGTAAAAAATGGAACTTACCTAGTTCCATTAAcctaaaaacgtaaaaaaacaAGGAATTACTAacctaaaaatatatgatttttagctactacataattatacttaaaacctaaataacaaaaaaaaaacttcacatTAGTTACTGCTGTAAGTAGCCCTGTGACCAACTCTGAAATCACAATAAAACTTCCATTCCGCACATACTATTGGTTGAGtatgtatacaggatgttgcaaaaatggtatactaagccgaatccttcatgtgcagcatgttatatctaagcccgaaactgaaatcagaatttaaaaattcgcgaaaaaaaaaatcattttccatagcaactttgttggtcacgtgacttttttactatggagaatgtttttttttcgcgaattttgaaattctgttttgagtttcgggcttagatataccatgctgcacatgctgctTTCGGCTtgtttaccctttttgcagcactctgtataaataacaatgctggttagttttttttgtggctctTCAGATGGTTTCTCAAATTACTTGATGACTTACAGTAATTCTTGCAGATGTTACACTGATATTTATTACGCAGACAAACACGTAGTTTTATGTGCCATCTTAAACCAGACGAGCTCAATCTTTTTTCGCATGTATTACACTTGTATAGTTTTTTCCCCGAGTGTGTTCGCAAGTGGATTCGAACCATCTTTTTCGTCATAAATCGTTTATCGCATATATCACACGAATATGGTCTTTCCCCGGTATGAGTCCTTTGGTGGTCCCTCAATTCGCTCTTCTGCATGTACCTTTTTTTGCAAACATCGCATTCGTGTGGTTTCTCACCATGCTTAGATTGAATGTGTACTGTAAGATGTGATTTAATTGTAAATCTTTGATTGCAAAAGCTACACTGATACGGCCTGTGACCCGTGTGCCCTCTTACGTGGGATATAAAACTGGTCTTGCCCGAGTATTTTCTTCCGCAAAAGTCACACTCGAAAGCCTTTTTGCCTGCGTGTGTCAAAACATGAACCTTCAGATGTGCTTTAAGTTTAAACCATTTATTACAAACATCGCACTGGTAtggtttttcgtcagtgtGGCTATTGATATGTTCTTTAAGCGCAGACTTGTGCATGAATTTACCGCCGCAAAGACCACACTCATGTTTTCTCTGAATCGGTTTGCCACTATGTGTAAGCATGTGATTACTTAAACCTGAAGcagttatgtattttttgaAGCAAATTTTACACGGATATGGTTCCCCACCGGTGTGCCCTGTTCTATGCGCCTTCATATGAACTAAATGTTTAAATCTCTTATTGCACAAATCACACTCATATGGCTTTTCTGTGTTATGAGACTTTAAGTGCGATTTCATTTGGGTTATGTCCCTAAATCTTCTACTACAAACAGTGCACTCAACTAGTTTTTCGACTTTAATATGGGTCTTCATGTGAGACTGTCTTGAATCCGATCGTTTAAACAATCTTCCGCATACGTTGCACGGGAATTTAGGCTTAACTGCATTATGGGCTGCCTTGTGCCTAGACAAATAAGAAGCATGGCAAAATCGTTTGTTACAGATATCACACTGAAATGGTTTGTGCTCCGTGTGCATCCTTTTGTGATCTTTAAGAGCAAACGGATTCGTGAATCTCATTTTACATATCTTGCACTGTTGGATTTCGCCATTATGCCATTTCAAATGCTGAGTTAAACACCCTTTATACCTAAATGCTTTACTACAAATGTCACACATGAATGGCCTCTCACCGGTGTGCGTCCTCATGTGAGCCACTAACAAGCtcttctttaaaaaaactaagtgGCAAATATCACACTCATACGTCTCATCAGTATGCCTGCTCTTGTGTATATTAAGTTGTCTCAATTGACTGAATGTTTTACTGCACATATTACACTGATACGTTGTGCTACCAGTGTGCAGTCGTTTGTGAACTTTCAAACGACGTAGTTTTGCGAATGTCTTCCCGCAGATATCGCACTCGTGCGTTTTCTTACAGGGACTAGGTTTTTCTTCTCCATAACCGACAAAGGGGTACACATCATTTTGAAGGATGTGCACTTTGAGTGATTTTTTGTATGCAAAATTACAGTTGCAGTGATCGCATATGTATTTAATTGCTTCTTTGACGTTTCTCCTATAGCTAACTGCCTTGTCAGTAGGCAAAGCAGTCTTTATATTGAGATTTGTCTCTGAAACAACCAATGACAGTATTATTTACCCGACTACAGCGAAACGAAAAGGAGGGTTATGATTTTGACcgatatgtatgtatgattaaggtgaagcgaaagcgccgccaattgaaaaaaaatcataaaggcctctacacaccaaagccgctgacccggcggctCAGGCCGCCGGCTCAACCCGCCGGCCTCATTTTGTACAATCCTGCCtcattttgtactatgttaACCCGCCGGCACTAGGCCGCCGGGCTATGCCGCCGGGTTAGTAGTGggtgtgtagaggccttaacttccgtttgaaagcgtttttctCTTTTAAACAACCAGGGCCGGACCCTCGACatgatgtttgtttttattgaaaatccaACAGTGTTACATTGTATAAATTAatgctaagtaggtacctacaaacaaaaacagtaAGTTTACACTTTTTGTGTCTAAAAAGTGTAAACTTCACGTTAGCTTgctaaatttttatattgagTTCTACGAAGAAACCTGTTATTGGCCTTACTGATAAATTATTACCACCTAAGACATTGTAATAGTTACGCTGTTGGTttctcaataaataaataaataaattatgataaacCGAACTATAAAAAGTTCAACCTAATCACAACCATTATACCAATGAATAAGGTCTCTAATCAGCTAAACcaacaaattcaaaataagagctcagtcgcagaagtggggtgttatttgtctaCACTTCATCttgtgacgaccgaatggcatagtggttagtgaccctgacttgactactgagccgaaagtcccgggttcgattcccggctggggcagatatttgttcaaacacagatatttgttctcgggtcttggatgtgcccgtaaaatggcaataggcccgccccctattacattgggactaacataacactggcgaaaattgggtgcagcaatgcacctctgcctaccccgctagggagtacattagtacaaggtgtgaatgtttgtatttttttttacttcatcttgttcgtatattgttaatcgaAGTTGCTAGTGGTTATTCTCAGTCCCTGGAATGTGTAATTTGACGCTCGCTTTATGCGACTCGCCTCGTTCGATTCCAAGTAAACAAATGCTGACGGTATAAAACAATACCTTCGAATGCAGATAACGTTTTAACAGCTAACTAAATAGGTACTTCCCCGCCCCCCTCGTCCCCGCGCACATATTTCTACCGGAATAAGCAACTCACAACTTACAAAATTACGCTAGTGTGGCCTCACCCTAATACCTACcaaataatacttttaaaaaccACTTGAGTACGTAAGTCAGAATAGGATagaatataagtaggtacataactttatagaacaccacataaaccagacatataaatacatacttaactaTAGAACACCTACAAAATATGCACAATAGacggccttatcgctgagagcgatctcttacagacaatcttatatatttataagttgtttCAAAAAGGTTATACGAAGCCGTGATGATCGtagactcagggggtcattctgaattttatgagttttaaaaaatttgtGACATCAAACATttgtgtaagtaggtataaggttagtttttgtttattttagatGTCTTACTTGATGAAAAAGTGGAAAAAGTACTTATTTGAAGTAAGACGAGGTACAGTCATAAATAGATATAAGTGATCCACCCTCAGAGAAATCAGTTGAATGCTAAGGGTCTTATAAAGTCTAAGGGTcatatgtaagtaattataagttgctttgatatttttaacatCTAAAAATCATCAGtcatcagtaggtacttacttaatttaaaaaaatatatttacttatatgaaaatagtcgtcagcaaatccgttattgagactgtaactaacagaatcatgagaaaccaggtctaAACATGCAAAGAAAACCTtactacataaaaatatatcacagTGACCAGCGACTCTCCTCAGCTTATCTAAAAAGTAACTATTAAGTCCTAGCATGGGGtccaagacgtgacaaaatcTTTACATCGTTTTACGTCACTCACATCACGCGGCTACGACTGCAAGTGCGACggaaaactcttgtcacgtcttgacgtgAGCGTCTTGccccccgtgctaggccttcagaCTTAGCTTACCTGGGTCCTTCAAAAGTGCatcttcaatttcaaaatagtCGTCCTTTGCATTGAAATACTTTatatcgtcatcatcatcagcggtgttctgaaaaatatattgtcaTTGCCAACGACGACGAAATattgtagtggttagtgaccctgactgctatacgtcgaaggtcccgggttcgattcccggccggggcagatatttgtaaagacagatattttgtagtcaggtcttgggtgttgatatgtAAGTACCCAACTACCCATATTACAAACTCTGcctagtaagtatatttatcctaactaatattataaatgcgaaagtaactgtgtctgtctgtctgtctgtctgttactctttcacgccaaaactacagaacggatttgaatgaaatttggtataaatacgttatagaccctgggaaagaacataggctactttttatcccggaattcccacgggaaaactttttaaggcgaagcgaagcgcgcgggaacagctagtaagtaATAAAGCTGACCATACCGAAGTACGGTCGGAGCCTATGGCCGTTCTCACGCCACGCATCACGGTGCGGGTTGCGTGAATGCGTGTCCGAACTTTGCTTGTATGAAAGTATAtgaaagtacctagttacctcAGTTTGTATGGAAAACATACACAGCCCAAAAGCTAATTACGAGAAtcacgggctgatgatgatgatgatgattatgctATGTTAATCGGGTTTATTCTGTTATTATGTATCATTAACCCACTGATGGACACTGACTGCATTTGGCGTCCTCCacacttttagaaaaaaatcacaacattGAATACTtctttttctaattatttcaacaacggtcaatgcagtcctgttttacctagagtttgtatgaagaccatcttgttgtgctttatttggcaggatttcaaagttatatgtgcacccagagtacctttttttgacaaagtaataagttttcatacagaaaaaagtgtgcactcacacgcacacaacGGTCACCGACGACGTCGTGTTTTCTTTACTGCGCCTAGGCAGTGTGCCGCCAGCAAACCATCACTCACCTCCCttacaaaaatgttgtgcgtttttatgagtttcaccGTTAATCTAGTATCCATCAATGTGTTAAGAactgttatttataaacaaacttttttttttaaaggtaaTTAATACTTACAGATTTACCATGTTCATTGCCCAGTTCCAACTGTGGGATATCATC
Protein-coding sequences here:
- the LOC125489214 gene encoding zinc finger protein OZF-like yields the protein MLGLNSYFLDKLRRVADVKNIKATYNYLHMTLRLYKTLSIQLISLRVDHLYLFMTVPRLTSNKYFFHFFIKHKAAHNAVKPKFPCNVCGRLFKRSDSRQSHMKTHIKVEKLVECTVCSRRFRDITQMKSHLKSHNTEKPYECDLCNKRFKHLVHMKAHRTGHTGGEPYPCKICFKKYITASGLSNHMLTHSGKPIQRKHECGLCGGKFMHKSALKEHINSHTDEKPYQCDVCNKWFKLKAHLKVHVLTHAGKKAFECDFCGRKYSGKTSFISHVRGHTGHRPYQCSFCNQRFTIKSHLTVHIQSKHGEKPHECDVCKKRYMQKSELRDHQRTHTGERPYSCDICDKRFMTKKMVRIHLRTHSGKKLYKCNTCEKRLSSSGLRWHIKLRVCLRNKYQCNICKNYCKSSSNLRNHLKSHKKN